In one window of Candidatus Thermoplasmatota archaeon DNA:
- a CDS encoding DUF58 domain-containing protein — protein sequence MKLTLKGALTAAGSGLLVSVGLVFDAPVVGSAGLAGLALLAAAAFTVKSVDIRATRETSSQVGHEGAEVKTRLRVEAKGLRGRVFAEIRDTLPPGLEIAGGSNYVLTALSAEPLEMDYVLRAPIKGKFSLGPVRLRVQDAFGLFHEDNDVDRVTFLTIYPRQFDLRDALTKSKFPLVVAGDYIVGQPGYGSSFFALREYMTGDPYRSINWKASARSKNFIVNQTERETQARVTILFDNREIARLGTVRDNAIVYGSRAAVSLAGFLLKRRDKMRLIFYEDAIREVRLTGTEKPIIPLSEALADADGKGAMKALEAVGQILPMLKPRSPIILISNLLDDGTASEAVRALRAYEMRVLVVTPRAGAFLEKAGIAPGTAEYETAMLERETAIAQMKSYGAVVVDWDTAEPITVTFAREALL from the coding sequence ATGAAGCTCACCCTGAAGGGCGCGCTCACCGCGGCCGGATCGGGACTGCTCGTCTCGGTCGGCCTCGTGTTCGACGCGCCGGTCGTCGGATCGGCGGGCCTCGCGGGCCTCGCCCTCCTCGCCGCCGCAGCCTTCACGGTGAAGTCCGTCGACATCCGCGCCACGCGCGAGACCTCGAGCCAGGTCGGCCACGAGGGCGCCGAGGTCAAGACGCGGCTCCGCGTCGAGGCCAAGGGCCTTCGCGGAAGGGTGTTCGCGGAGATCCGCGACACCCTCCCGCCCGGTCTCGAGATCGCGGGCGGCTCGAACTACGTCCTCACCGCGCTCTCGGCGGAGCCGCTTGAGATGGACTACGTGCTCCGCGCGCCCATCAAGGGGAAGTTCTCGCTCGGGCCGGTGCGGCTCCGCGTGCAGGACGCGTTCGGGCTCTTCCACGAGGACAACGACGTGGACCGCGTGACGTTCCTCACGATCTACCCGCGCCAATTCGACCTGCGGGACGCGCTCACGAAGAGCAAGTTCCCGCTCGTCGTCGCGGGCGACTACATCGTCGGCCAACCCGGCTACGGCTCGTCGTTCTTCGCGTTGCGCGAATACATGACGGGCGACCCTTACCGATCGATCAACTGGAAGGCGAGCGCGCGCAGCAAGAACTTCATCGTCAACCAGACGGAGCGCGAGACGCAGGCCCGCGTCACGATCCTCTTCGACAACCGCGAGATCGCGCGCCTCGGCACCGTGCGCGACAACGCCATCGTGTACGGATCGCGCGCCGCGGTCTCGCTCGCGGGCTTCCTCCTCAAGCGCCGGGACAAGATGCGGCTCATCTTCTACGAGGACGCGATCCGCGAGGTCCGCCTCACCGGCACCGAGAAGCCCATCATCCCGCTCTCGGAGGCCCTCGCGGACGCCGACGGCAAGGGCGCGATGAAGGCCCTCGAGGCCGTGGGACAGATCCTCCCGATGCTGAAGCCGCGAAGCCCCATCATCCTCATCTCGAACCTCCTCGACGACGGCACCGCGAGCGAGGCCGTTCGCGCCCTGCGCGCCTACGAGATGCGCGTCCTCGTGGTCACCCCGCGCGCGGGCGCCTTCCTCGAGAAGGCGGGCATCGCGCCCGGCACGGCCGAGTACGAGACCGCGATGCTCGAGCGCGAGACGGCCATCGCCCAGATGAAGTCCTACGGCGCCGTGGTCGTCGACTGGGACACCGCCGAGCCGATCACCGTCACCTTCGCCCGGGAGGCGCTGCTTTGA
- a CDS encoding DUF4129 domain-containing protein, which yields MTLPGSEAATRMARWAWAQKAKVAPAVLALVLLANLLVGAAVLPSLTQTAGTGQIEFATATPDGNLAFIDTDGDGLSDLDETFSYGTARDSADTDGDGLPDAWEALKRSYDFVSGTYCPDPVVPDADGDCDRDGLSNRDEERHGTDPNHADTDRDGLPDAWEARYAKRGPDNGTACPDPLVPDATRDCSGKGLTNLENFALGLDPSRLDSDGDGLEDLKEMTETRTNATRYSTSGAGIADGWLLHWKLDALDPGLAYRSLDGTGMTVLEKFRWTAARFNYANLSGDELAPLFARGLSPTRADSDGDGMSDAWEVAHGLDPLSAADGGGVRAALLTHISLPAWLSRASLPAFVVGPLTDPDGDGLTNLEEALSGADPRRRDTDGDGLNDFEEVVLGWSVTVDGRTTHVWSNPARADSANSGFTDFEKRQGFSVIAGRRVDFCYDTAAKAGVPCALDPLTPDTDLDGIDDLDEVAFAVSPPLSPVESDTDRDGILDGAEVEYWTTRSQQATPEELNRIIDQHRRCKGETWSLQQAREALLPQGRLGEGCGRWQDAPNVVNADADGDGVNDGAELKPERRLAAPGALDAYPFPASDPALFDTDGDSLDDGWEIRHAWYVHACFAWDLDPTRVDSLGSCLKDGLSDTTRDLDGDGVDHRVGTLFPFQFAFTNLDEYALKTDPHRADSDGDGVPDGWEYYFSRVGSHAPGVASPCGCMDPLKPGDVNATGFETTYVRTLGVPEGTPATLAPSETLLAPTNGYHRVKAQGRAEEFTVYIIQGPFRWTWREMYENRTDPLVPDTDGDGMPDWWEARTRRLASASPAYVSCVSLFEPRNPLGGKSDCDGDGLSNVNEWKVSFEPGMPGPTDPLNPDSDFGGLGDGKEVTEEGKLAGSNPLNPLDDLGASDADCDGLSAADELALNPPTSVVAFDTDGDGLLDGPNWQAQLAGGALPATCEATLSKPDLAEHVEALIAAGIVHTRIPGGYIFYGERCPDGGTCAVGTSPTDEDSDDDGIPDGWEQLYGYDPLQDTRTVSRFGDLSEGQRYDIGRPPSWTGTWWFGAAGNRTDTNIATRSCKAGPPFKDGFIDPITGKILGNNFDYDKDGLNDFVGEDPHPFYDQMNTGEADPADPAFRNAWVMREGRLSVASTRLPGDTCPIWEALADVVIQDLVVTHHSGQDDILLKGGSLAVDGTLAPAASTRNWVNRACVPILANLAWNDASKDNLRARSDPSRVAGVAFTDAAGRFSLTLSLVRAQSVTIPSSCGPVVLFGKVHAPGSTVSWTLDTASVALDPAITSYRVLLWSYGIGAHAEWTAADVVDGAGSTVYRARGIRGTFETPVVATQTLRLRTPTTFDAGPTLRTTPNGEIGGTARLLDGSGDPAPRRPVLMTWNGVRKSATTDAEGRFNISFPTGAAQEPGYFDLPLETTPSELYGASTGKARVAIAFPTKISGRVLNDRLIAVAGGDLVAEATLRNFRGAVVGNETVGLHFLGALHTAVTNAQGVASFKILIPEDSSPGNQPVSLVFEGSDLYQASSQKLSFVTIRARPVLEAQILQPLGADLIRVTALDIAKDAVIQGTLRDVGGGPARDPTSRDALVIRISTEGYATQARVDNATGTFSLTIPRNVYPKVGSVTFALGFAGSDFYGPASTSIRVPATSATRVSLETKALVRGVPQALVGVVVDAYERPVRGESVNVTLGERHLGVFVTNATGGFRAPLTLPANASLGPVLARARYDGSADGLLRGAPELVSTVRVLSATSIRMPHLTAAIGEVVYNFTLHDDAGRPIGGEIVGVTFLGSPVTVTPTDFRGEAEAGFDTSGVAAKVYPIEARYEGSTLYAPSGATGSLRLLSRTVLEIHPPPRAVRGQVFEFDGRLKQENGLGVPGASVELIFNGSFLARASTAPNGSFHVAALIPADFERARVPIEVRYAGDQSHTPASAIALVEVISMTRLEVVVPRKLAVGDSFTGTVQLLDDEGLGVPNAVLRVHFSGSYYPFTLKTNATGHASFPGKVTGAGASDLDVRFGGTDDLLPTNEATRIQISTGAFGGAGNSWVLALIGALAVAAIVSLLVAWYRKSRVTEAERILLDTQAALVAGDEYSATILMAYRRLRDYLVKFGYTTTPDVTAQEFGAAVKAALPVRAAPLDALVSLFEEARYSAHGVGPAERDRALSALAALNADLARIRRTKGGAKEAGA from the coding sequence GTGACGCTTCCGGGAAGCGAAGCCGCGACCCGCATGGCGCGGTGGGCCTGGGCGCAGAAGGCGAAGGTGGCTCCCGCGGTCCTCGCGCTCGTCCTCCTCGCGAACCTCCTCGTCGGCGCCGCCGTCCTTCCGAGCCTCACGCAGACCGCGGGCACGGGACAGATCGAGTTCGCGACCGCGACGCCGGACGGCAATCTCGCCTTCATCGACACGGACGGCGACGGGCTCTCCGACCTCGACGAGACGTTCTCCTACGGCACGGCGCGCGACTCCGCGGACACGGACGGCGACGGCCTTCCCGACGCGTGGGAGGCGCTGAAGCGAAGCTACGACTTCGTCTCCGGAACGTACTGTCCCGACCCCGTGGTTCCCGACGCGGACGGCGACTGCGATCGCGACGGCCTCTCGAACCGCGACGAGGAGCGGCACGGAACGGACCCGAACCACGCGGACACGGACCGCGACGGGCTCCCGGACGCCTGGGAGGCCCGTTACGCGAAGCGCGGCCCCGACAACGGGACCGCGTGCCCGGACCCGCTCGTTCCCGATGCGACGCGGGACTGCTCGGGCAAGGGTCTCACGAACCTCGAGAACTTCGCGCTCGGCCTCGATCCTTCGCGCCTCGACTCCGACGGCGACGGTCTCGAGGATCTCAAGGAGATGACGGAGACGCGCACGAACGCGACGCGATACTCGACGAGCGGCGCGGGCATCGCGGACGGCTGGCTCCTCCACTGGAAGCTCGACGCCCTCGACCCGGGCCTCGCCTACCGGAGCCTCGACGGGACCGGCATGACGGTGCTCGAGAAGTTCCGCTGGACCGCGGCCCGCTTCAATTACGCGAACCTCTCGGGCGACGAGCTCGCGCCCCTCTTCGCGCGCGGGCTTTCCCCGACGCGGGCGGACTCCGACGGCGACGGCATGTCGGACGCGTGGGAGGTCGCGCACGGGCTCGACCCGCTCTCGGCGGCGGACGGCGGCGGCGTGCGCGCGGCGCTCCTCACCCACATCTCGCTCCCCGCGTGGCTCTCGCGCGCCTCGCTTCCCGCCTTCGTCGTGGGGCCGCTCACGGACCCCGACGGCGACGGCCTCACGAACCTCGAGGAGGCGCTCTCGGGCGCCGATCCGCGGCGGCGCGACACGGACGGCGACGGCCTCAACGACTTCGAGGAGGTCGTCCTCGGTTGGTCGGTCACGGTCGACGGTCGCACGACGCACGTGTGGAGCAATCCCGCCCGCGCGGACAGCGCCAACTCGGGTTTCACCGACTTCGAGAAGCGTCAGGGTTTCTCGGTCATCGCGGGCCGCCGCGTCGACTTCTGCTACGACACGGCCGCCAAGGCGGGCGTCCCGTGCGCGCTCGATCCCCTCACGCCCGACACGGACCTCGACGGCATCGACGATCTCGACGAGGTCGCCTTCGCCGTGTCCCCGCCGCTCAGCCCCGTCGAGTCCGACACGGATCGCGACGGGATCCTCGACGGCGCCGAGGTCGAGTACTGGACGACCCGCTCCCAGCAGGCGACGCCCGAGGAGCTGAACCGCATCATCGACCAGCACCGCCGCTGCAAGGGCGAGACGTGGTCGCTCCAGCAGGCCCGCGAGGCGCTCCTGCCCCAGGGACGCCTCGGCGAAGGCTGCGGCCGCTGGCAGGACGCCCCGAACGTCGTGAACGCGGATGCCGACGGCGACGGCGTGAACGACGGGGCCGAGCTCAAGCCCGAGCGCCGCCTCGCGGCCCCGGGGGCGCTCGACGCGTACCCCTTCCCCGCCTCCGATCCCGCCCTCTTCGACACGGACGGGGACTCGCTCGACGACGGCTGGGAGATCCGCCACGCCTGGTACGTCCACGCGTGCTTCGCGTGGGACCTCGATCCGACGCGGGTCGACAGCCTCGGGTCGTGCCTCAAGGACGGGCTCTCCGACACGACGCGCGACCTCGACGGCGACGGCGTGGACCACCGCGTCGGCACCCTGTTCCCGTTCCAGTTCGCGTTCACGAACCTCGACGAGTACGCGCTCAAGACCGATCCCCACCGCGCGGACTCGGACGGCGACGGCGTTCCCGACGGGTGGGAATACTACTTCTCCCGCGTCGGCTCGCACGCCCCCGGCGTCGCGTCGCCGTGCGGCTGCATGGACCCGCTCAAGCCCGGCGACGTGAACGCCACCGGGTTCGAGACCACGTACGTGCGCACCCTCGGCGTCCCCGAGGGCACGCCCGCGACGCTTGCGCCCTCGGAGACCCTCCTCGCCCCGACGAACGGGTACCACCGCGTGAAGGCCCAGGGCCGCGCCGAGGAATTCACGGTCTACATCATCCAGGGCCCGTTCCGCTGGACCTGGCGCGAGATGTACGAGAACCGCACGGACCCGCTCGTGCCGGACACCGACGGCGACGGGATGCCGGACTGGTGGGAGGCGCGCACGCGCCGGCTCGCCTCGGCGAGCCCCGCCTACGTCTCCTGCGTGAGCCTCTTCGAGCCGCGCAACCCCCTCGGCGGGAAATCGGACTGCGACGGCGACGGGCTTTCGAACGTCAACGAGTGGAAGGTCTCCTTCGAGCCCGGCATGCCGGGCCCGACCGATCCCCTCAATCCCGACAGCGACTTCGGCGGCCTCGGCGACGGCAAGGAGGTCACCGAGGAAGGGAAGCTCGCGGGATCCAATCCGCTGAACCCGCTCGACGACCTCGGCGCCTCCGACGCGGACTGCGACGGCCTCAGCGCCGCCGACGAGCTCGCGCTCAATCCCCCGACGAGCGTCGTCGCCTTCGACACCGACGGCGACGGCCTCCTCGACGGCCCGAACTGGCAGGCGCAGCTTGCGGGCGGCGCCCTCCCCGCGACGTGCGAAGCGACGCTCTCGAAGCCGGACCTTGCGGAGCACGTCGAAGCGCTCATCGCCGCGGGCATCGTGCACACGCGCATTCCGGGCGGATACATCTTCTACGGCGAGCGATGCCCCGACGGGGGAACGTGCGCCGTCGGAACCTCCCCCACGGACGAGGATTCGGACGACGACGGGATCCCCGACGGGTGGGAGCAGCTCTACGGGTACGACCCGCTCCAGGACACCCGCACGGTCTCGCGCTTCGGCGACCTGTCCGAAGGCCAGCGGTACGACATCGGCCGCCCGCCGTCGTGGACCGGCACCTGGTGGTTCGGCGCCGCGGGCAACCGCACGGACACGAACATCGCGACGCGCTCGTGCAAGGCGGGACCGCCCTTCAAGGACGGCTTCATCGACCCGATCACGGGCAAGATCCTCGGCAACAACTTCGACTACGACAAGGACGGGCTGAACGACTTCGTCGGCGAGGATCCGCACCCGTTCTACGACCAGATGAACACGGGCGAGGCGGACCCCGCGGACCCCGCCTTCCGGAACGCCTGGGTGATGCGCGAAGGCCGCCTCAGCGTGGCCTCGACCCGACTTCCCGGCGACACGTGCCCGATCTGGGAAGCGCTTGCGGACGTCGTGATCCAGGACCTCGTCGTGACGCACCACTCCGGTCAGGACGACATCCTGCTCAAGGGGGGCTCGCTTGCGGTCGACGGGACGCTCGCCCCGGCGGCCTCGACGCGCAACTGGGTCAACCGCGCCTGCGTCCCCATCCTCGCGAACCTCGCCTGGAACGACGCCTCGAAGGACAACCTGAGGGCCCGCAGCGACCCGTCCCGCGTCGCGGGCGTGGCGTTCACGGACGCCGCCGGCCGCTTCTCGCTCACGCTTTCGCTCGTGCGCGCGCAATCCGTCACCATTCCCTCGAGCTGCGGCCCGGTGGTGCTCTTCGGCAAGGTCCACGCTCCGGGATCCACGGTGAGCTGGACCCTCGACACGGCCTCCGTCGCGCTCGATCCAGCGATCACGAGCTACCGCGTCCTTCTCTGGAGCTACGGCATCGGCGCCCACGCGGAGTGGACCGCCGCCGACGTCGTCGACGGCGCGGGCTCCACCGTCTACCGGGCCCGGGGCATCCGCGGCACGTTCGAGACGCCCGTGGTGGCAACACAGACGCTCCGCCTGCGCACGCCGACCACGTTCGACGCCGGACCCACGCTCCGCACGACGCCGAACGGCGAGATCGGGGGCACCGCGCGCCTCCTCGACGGGTCGGGTGACCCCGCGCCGCGGAGGCCGGTGCTCATGACGTGGAACGGCGTCCGCAAGAGCGCGACCACGGACGCGGAGGGGCGGTTCAACATCAGCTTCCCGACCGGCGCCGCCCAGGAGCCGGGCTACTTCGACCTCCCGCTCGAGACCACGCCATCGGAGCTCTACGGCGCCTCGACGGGGAAGGCCCGCGTCGCGATCGCGTTCCCCACGAAGATCTCCGGCCGCGTGCTGAACGATCGTCTCATCGCGGTTGCGGGAGGCGATCTCGTCGCCGAGGCGACCCTCAGGAACTTCCGGGGGGCGGTCGTCGGCAACGAGACCGTCGGTCTCCATTTCCTCGGAGCGCTCCACACGGCGGTTACAAACGCGCAGGGTGTCGCGTCCTTCAAGATCCTCATCCCCGAGGACTCGAGTCCTGGCAACCAGCCCGTTTCCCTCGTCTTCGAGGGATCCGACCTCTACCAGGCCTCCTCGCAGAAGCTCAGCTTCGTCACCATCCGGGCCCGGCCCGTCCTCGAGGCGCAGATCCTCCAGCCCCTCGGGGCCGACCTCATCCGCGTCACGGCGCTCGACATCGCGAAGGACGCGGTCATCCAGGGGACCCTCCGGGACGTGGGCGGCGGCCCCGCGCGCGACCCCACCTCGCGCGACGCGCTCGTCATCCGCATCTCGACGGAGGGTTACGCGACCCAGGCGCGCGTGGACAACGCGACGGGAACCTTCTCGCTCACCATCCCGAGGAACGTCTATCCCAAGGTCGGGAGCGTGACGTTCGCGCTCGGATTCGCGGGATCCGACTTCTACGGGCCCGCCTCGACCTCGATCCGCGTTCCGGCGACGTCCGCGACGCGCGTGAGCCTCGAGACGAAGGCCCTCGTGCGCGGCGTTCCGCAGGCGCTCGTCGGGGTCGTCGTCGACGCCTACGAGCGGCCCGTCCGCGGCGAAAGCGTGAACGTGACGCTCGGCGAGCGCCATCTCGGCGTCTTCGTGACGAACGCGACCGGAGGATTCCGCGCGCCCCTCACGCTCCCCGCGAACGCGAGCCTCGGCCCCGTCCTCGCGCGCGCCCGCTACGACGGGAGCGCGGACGGCCTCCTGCGCGGGGCGCCGGAGCTCGTCTCGACGGTGCGCGTCCTGAGCGCGACCTCGATTCGCATGCCCCACCTCACCGCCGCGATCGGCGAGGTCGTGTACAACTTCACGCTCCACGACGACGCCGGCCGGCCCATCGGCGGCGAGATCGTCGGCGTCACCTTCCTCGGATCGCCCGTGACGGTCACTCCGACCGACTTCCGCGGCGAGGCCGAGGCCGGCTTCGACACCTCCGGGGTCGCCGCGAAGGTCTACCCGATCGAGGCGCGCTACGAGGGCTCCACGCTCTACGCGCCCTCGGGGGCGACCGGGTCGCTGCGCCTGCTCTCGCGCACCGTGCTCGAGATCCACCCGCCCCCGCGCGCCGTGCGCGGCCAGGTCTTCGAGTTCGACGGCCGCCTCAAGCAGGAGAACGGCCTCGGCGTCCCCGGCGCCTCCGTGGAGCTCATCTTCAACGGCTCCTTCCTCGCGCGCGCGAGCACGGCCCCGAACGGGAGCTTCCACGTCGCGGCCCTCATCCCGGCCGACTTCGAGCGCGCCCGGGTCCCGATCGAGGTCCGTTACGCGGGCGACCAGAGCCACACGCCCGCCTCGGCGATCGCGCTCGTCGAGGTCATCAGCATGACCCGGCTCGAGGTCGTGGTCCCCCGCAAGCTCGCGGTGGGCGACAGCTTCACGGGCACCGTCCAGCTCCTCGACGACGAGGGGCTCGGCGTCCCGAACGCCGTGCTCCGCGTCCACTTCAGCGGCTCGTACTACCCGTTCACGCTGAAGACGAACGCGACCGGCCACGCCTCCTTCCCGGGGAAGGTCACCGGAGCGGGCGCCTCGGACCTCGACGTGCGCTTCGGCGGGACCGACGACCTGCTGCCCACGAACGAGGCGACCCGCATCCAGATCTCCACGGGCGCCTTCGGCGGCGCCGGCAACTCGTGGGTCCTCGCGCTCATCGGCGCTCTCGCGGTCGCGGCCATCGTGAGCCTCCTCGTCGCCTGGTACAGGAAGAGCCGCGTCACCGAGGCCGAGCGCATCCTCCTCGACACGCAGGCCGCGCTCGTCGCGGGCGACGAGTACTCGGCCACCATTCTCATGGCCTACCGGCGCCTGCGCGACTACCTCGTGAAATTCGGGTACACGACGACGCCGGACGTCACGGCGCAGGAGTTCGGCGCCGCCGTCAAGGCGGCTCTCCCGGTGCGCGCGGCGCCGCTCGACGCGCTCGTCTCGCTCTTCGAGGAGGCGCGGTACTCCGCCCACGGCGTCGGGCCCGCCGAGCGCGACCGCGCCCTGAGCGCGCTCGCCGCGCTCAACGCCGACCTCGCGCGCATCCGGCGCACGAAGGGCGGCGCGAAGGAGGCGGGCGCGTGA
- a CDS encoding MoxR family ATPase produces MATKPQAAKTFAQARPQRPPNPNVVRLADTTKRLIDEVAKVIVGKREVLELVTINILSSGNILFEDFPGMAKTLMANTFARAAGCDFRRIQFTPDVLPGDITGTYVYNQQSSEFNFRPGPVFTNILLADEINRAPPKTQSALLEAMQERQVTVEGATLKLDKPYLVMATQNPVEQEGTYPLPEAQMDRFLMKLSVGYPAKADEAEILRRRIRRAKDDVDVSAVTNPQQVIAMQQTIETIYISDEMIDYIADLVVRTRGHPDIYVGSSPRGSQALLKACRSKAAMSGRDFVVPDDVKFVAPHILAHRIILRPESKIRGVKNHDVVNEIVREAPVPTV; encoded by the coding sequence ATGGCCACGAAACCCCAGGCAGCGAAGACGTTCGCCCAGGCGCGCCCGCAGCGCCCCCCGAACCCGAACGTCGTCCGGCTCGCCGACACGACGAAGCGCCTCATCGACGAGGTGGCGAAGGTCATCGTCGGCAAGCGCGAGGTGCTGGAGCTCGTCACGATCAACATCCTCTCGTCGGGCAACATCCTCTTCGAGGACTTTCCCGGCATGGCGAAGACGCTCATGGCGAACACGTTCGCGCGCGCGGCCGGCTGCGACTTCCGCCGCATCCAGTTCACGCCCGACGTGCTTCCCGGCGACATCACGGGCACGTACGTCTACAACCAGCAGTCGAGCGAGTTCAACTTCCGCCCGGGCCCGGTCTTCACCAACATCCTGCTCGCGGACGAGATCAACCGCGCCCCGCCCAAGACCCAATCGGCTCTCCTCGAGGCCATGCAGGAGCGCCAGGTCACGGTCGAAGGCGCGACGCTCAAGCTCGACAAGCCGTACCTCGTCATGGCGACGCAGAACCCGGTCGAGCAGGAAGGTACCTACCCGCTGCCCGAAGCCCAGATGGACCGCTTCCTCATGAAGCTCAGCGTCGGGTACCCCGCGAAGGCCGACGAGGCCGAGATCCTGCGCCGCCGCATCCGTCGGGCGAAGGACGACGTCGACGTGTCCGCCGTCACGAACCCCCAGCAGGTCATCGCGATGCAGCAGACGATCGAGACGATCTACATCTCGGACGAGATGATCGACTACATCGCCGACCTCGTCGTCCGCACGCGCGGCCACCCCGACATCTACGTCGGCTCCTCGCCGCGCGGCTCGCAGGCGCTCCTCAAGGCCTGCCGCAGCAAGGCCGCCATGTCGGGCCGCGACTTCGTCGTCCCCGACGATGTCAAGTTCGTCGCGCCCCACATCCTCGCCCACCGCATCATCCTGCGGCCCGAATCGAAGATCCGGGGCGTCAAGAACCACGACGTCGTGAACGAGATCGTCCGCGAGGCGCCGGTTCCCACCGTGTGA
- a CDS encoding DUF4350 domain-containing protein, whose amino-acid sequence MKRALGLAAVLLAALIVGGAVVAILYSPPPELGSYSSGRADLGAYRASLAGGLGYNTDTIASTPLVLRGVSDPAAHIVFAVGVSRPYSASEIEAFDDFVTRGGVLVVADDFGFANTLAVKFGVTFDKVPLLDSNFQKNVSLARARALLTTSKGEDLTFDLLLNEPTALTVSPSLLSGANPSARIVATSSPDSYLDNDGNRRKDDTDTKGPFPQMVVVAHGRGTVMFIADPALFTNEMLDAAGSDNRKFALALPDALARGSNAGTILFDESRHAPAPQARLAAAGLASLVVPTKDPFWQWIFLGSLGLAIAVLLALVKPEERLTHHRSGLARVRTSPMASPIERITRLARERVRAVHGVREESPAPETLAVLATDDRLRRVVRGENGASDDDTLKDLLTRIRNYGKGSR is encoded by the coding sequence GTGAAGCGCGCGCTCGGCCTCGCGGCCGTCCTCCTTGCCGCCCTCATTGTCGGGGGCGCCGTCGTCGCGATCCTCTATTCCCCGCCCCCGGAGCTCGGATCCTACAGCTCGGGCCGCGCGGATCTCGGCGCGTACCGCGCGAGCCTCGCGGGGGGCCTCGGGTACAACACGGACACCATCGCCTCGACGCCGCTCGTGCTGCGCGGCGTCTCCGATCCCGCGGCCCACATCGTGTTCGCGGTCGGCGTGAGCCGGCCGTACTCGGCCTCCGAGATCGAGGCGTTCGACGACTTCGTGACGCGCGGCGGCGTCCTCGTGGTCGCGGACGACTTCGGCTTCGCGAACACGCTCGCCGTCAAGTTCGGCGTCACCTTCGACAAGGTGCCGCTCCTCGACTCCAACTTCCAGAAGAACGTCTCGCTCGCCCGCGCCCGCGCGCTCCTCACGACGAGCAAGGGCGAGGACCTGACCTTCGACCTCCTTCTCAACGAGCCCACGGCCCTCACCGTGAGCCCGAGCCTTCTTTCCGGCGCGAACCCCTCGGCCCGGATCGTCGCGACGAGCTCGCCGGACTCGTACCTCGACAACGACGGGAACCGCCGCAAGGACGACACGGACACGAAGGGTCCCTTCCCCCAGATGGTCGTCGTCGCGCACGGCCGCGGCACCGTCATGTTCATCGCGGACCCCGCCCTCTTCACGAACGAGATGCTCGACGCCGCAGGGAGCGACAACCGCAAGTTTGCCCTCGCCCTCCCCGACGCGCTCGCCCGCGGGTCGAACGCCGGAACCATCCTCTTCGACGAATCGCGTCACGCGCCCGCGCCCCAGGCCCGGCTCGCCGCGGCGGGCCTCGCGTCGCTCGTCGTGCCGACGAAGGACCCGTTCTGGCAGTGGATCTTCCTCGGTTCCCTCGGCCTCGCGATCGCGGTGCTCCTCGCCCTCGTCAAACCCGAGGAGCGGCTCACGCACCACCGGAGCGGCCTCGCCCGCGTCCGGACCTCCCCCATGGCGAGCCCGATCGAGCGCATTACGCGCCTCGCGCGCGAGCGCGTGCGGGCCGTCCACGGCGTGCGCGAGGAGTCGCCCGCCCCCGAAACGCTCGCGGTCCTCGCGACCGACGACCGGTTGCGTCGCGTCGTGCGCGGCGAAAACGGCGCAAGCGATGACGATACCCTCAAGGATCTCCTGACAAGGATCCGGAACTACGGCAAAGGCAGCAGGTGA